The following proteins come from a genomic window of Ferviditalea candida:
- a CDS encoding xanthine phosphoribosyltransferase, with amino-acid sequence MEVLKQRILQEASVLSDQLLRLDSILNHQVDPQLIMQMGEEFARRYADEKVTKVLTMESSGISPAFATALELGVPLVFARRKRTIPTDTDEYSERVPSFTKGIVTDIVVARRFLKPEDRILIIDDIIANGDAARGLIRIVEKSGASLAGLGIAVEKSFQSGGRSIRERGIRVEALVQIRSLDQGKIQFE; translated from the coding sequence ATGGAAGTTTTGAAGCAGCGCATTCTGCAGGAAGCCAGCGTTTTGTCCGATCAGTTGCTCAGGCTTGATTCGATTCTGAACCATCAGGTGGATCCGCAGTTGATCATGCAGATGGGCGAAGAATTCGCTCGGCGCTATGCTGACGAAAAGGTAACCAAAGTGCTGACGATGGAGTCCTCGGGGATCAGTCCTGCATTTGCCACTGCCCTTGAGCTTGGGGTACCGCTGGTTTTTGCGCGGAGAAAACGGACCATCCCCACGGATACGGATGAATACTCCGAACGGGTTCCGTCATTCACCAAAGGAATTGTAACGGATATTGTGGTTGCACGCCGGTTTTTAAAGCCGGAGGACCGCATTCTGATTATCGATGACATTATTGCCAACGGGGACGCCGCCAGAGGCTTGATCCGAATTGTCGAAAAATCAGGCGCTTCGCTTGCCGGGTTGGGCATTGCTGTTGAAAAATCGTTCCAATCGGGCGGCCGGTCAATCAGGGAGCGCGGGATCCGCGTGGAAGCCTTGGTTCAAATCCGTTCGCTGGATCAAGGGAAAATTCAATTTGAATAA
- a CDS encoding CPBP family glutamic-type intramembrane protease, which produces MQTLLKQAFVVLLKLILIFVLIVLVSLILAVLLLAVYFSSGRAVGWERLFGDPRFVDAMLLAQMAAFVISTFVMHAWFERKKWPLGWKREDSLPDTFKGMLMGIVLMTASSLLIVLFGGVTVTGWAIDMETAFSLLKGAVLFLLVALNEELFSRGYVQGLFRYHFGSAPGIAAASLLFALLHFFNPGVVENAVPMVNLALAGILLGLSREMSGGLWMPVGIHLTWNYFQGNIFGFPVSGVDVKSLFLIEQSGHPLISGGAFGAEGSVVTSFVLSAGILWIIWRHRKFPGKGSWKKTQLKENFTAR; this is translated from the coding sequence ATGCAGACATTGTTGAAGCAGGCTTTTGTCGTCCTCTTAAAGCTCATCCTGATTTTTGTGCTGATTGTGCTTGTTTCGCTGATTCTGGCGGTCCTCCTTCTGGCGGTTTATTTCTCCTCCGGCAGAGCGGTTGGTTGGGAGCGATTATTCGGCGATCCGCGTTTTGTTGACGCCATGCTGCTGGCCCAGATGGCAGCGTTTGTGATCTCGACTTTCGTCATGCATGCTTGGTTCGAACGAAAAAAATGGCCGCTCGGCTGGAAGCGTGAAGACTCCCTTCCCGATACCTTCAAGGGCATGCTGATGGGCATTGTGCTGATGACCGCCTCCTCGCTGTTGATCGTTTTGTTTGGCGGAGTTACGGTGACGGGTTGGGCGATCGATATGGAAACAGCCTTCTCTTTGCTTAAAGGAGCGGTTCTTTTTCTGCTGGTTGCTCTGAACGAAGAATTGTTCTCGCGGGGCTACGTCCAAGGATTGTTCAGATATCATTTTGGATCTGCCCCAGGGATTGCCGCCGCTTCTTTATTGTTTGCGCTGCTGCACTTCTTTAACCCGGGAGTCGTTGAAAATGCGGTCCCGATGGTCAATCTGGCGTTGGCCGGAATTTTATTGGGGCTGAGCAGGGAAATGTCGGGAGGACTTTGGATGCCGGTGGGCATTCATTTGACTTGGAATTATTTTCAGGGAAATATTTTTGGTTTTCCGGTTTCCGGAGTCGATGTCAAATCGCTCTTCCTGATCGAACAGTCCGGCCATCCGCTCATTTCGGGCGGAGCTTTCGGGGCGGAGGGCAGCGTGGTAACCTCATTCGTGCTGTCTGCAGGGATCCTTTGGATCATATGGCGGCACCGAAAATTCCCCGGGAAAGGCAGCTGGAAAAAGACGCAATTAAAAGAAAATTTCACTGCTCGTTGA
- a CDS encoding ArsR/SmtB family transcription factor has product MDLKEEQGRYFKALSDPFRLKIIELLPKNKRIEDMFNVNELVEELGGSQPNMSHHLGVLKSAGILKYEKICNSTYFYVDTERCKGVMEQFIKHYLTKTS; this is encoded by the coding sequence ATGGATTTGAAAGAAGAGCAAGGCAGATATTTCAAAGCGTTATCCGACCCTTTTCGCTTGAAAATCATCGAATTGCTCCCCAAAAACAAGCGCATCGAGGATATGTTCAACGTCAACGAATTGGTGGAGGAGCTGGGGGGATCCCAGCCGAATATGTCACACCATCTGGGAGTTTTAAAGAGCGCGGGTATACTCAAATATGAGAAGATCTGCAACAGCACTTATTTTTATGTGGATACCGAAAGGTGCAAAGGAGTCATGGAACAGTTCATCAAGCATTATTTGACCAAAACATCATGA
- a CDS encoding DedA family protein, whose translation MTDGQISNVRLERVRLKETMLDFIAQYGYLGLFSSIAASLIGMPMPDETMMVFAGYLSSAGRLSFPVAWISSFAGSMVGMLVSYAIGRKFGRPFLERYGKWLFLSPGKLEKAEKWFQAYGIWTVSFGYYIPVVRHFTCYLSGIGRIPYPRYVLFAGTGAAVWTFTFLYLGHMLGANWRTIQDKLHSPLLLILMLAAGIAVLFALFVLGSARKRSRN comes from the coding sequence ATGACTGACGGTCAAATATCAAATGTTCGTCTGGAGCGTGTTCGATTGAAGGAAACCATGCTTGATTTTATTGCGCAATACGGGTATCTCGGGCTGTTTTCGTCGATCGCGGCCAGTTTGATCGGCATGCCGATGCCTGATGAAACGATGATGGTTTTTGCGGGATATTTGTCGTCCGCCGGCAGGCTGTCTTTTCCGGTCGCGTGGATTTCGAGCTTCGCCGGGAGCATGGTGGGGATGCTTGTCAGCTATGCAATCGGAAGGAAATTCGGCAGGCCCTTTCTGGAGCGGTATGGAAAATGGCTGTTCTTAAGCCCGGGGAAGCTGGAGAAAGCGGAGAAGTGGTTTCAGGCGTACGGGATTTGGACGGTCAGCTTCGGCTATTATATTCCCGTCGTGCGCCATTTTACTTGCTATTTGTCCGGCATCGGCAGAATCCCGTATCCCAGATACGTGCTGTTCGCGGGAACGGGAGCTGCGGTATGGACGTTCACATTTTTGTACTTGGGACATATGCTCGGAGCGAACTGGCGGACCATTCAGGACAAGCTGCACAGCCCTTTGCTGTTGATTCTGATGCTTGCCGCCGGAATTGCCGTTTTGTTCGCGCTGTTCGTCCTTGGAAGCGCCCGTAAGCGCAGTCGAAATTGA